The DNA segment TGTGTGCCAGTTTTTACTAAGATAAGTGTTAACTCTTCATTATCCTTAATATACATTAGCAACCAATCCGGCTCTATATGACACTCACGAATTCCTCTACTTTTATACTTGCCAGCTAAATCATGGTCACGATATTCAACTGGTAACTCAATATCATTTGCTAACATATTGATTACTGCTTTTATTTTCTCTAAGTCATAGCTTCGTTTCTTTATTTTCTTTAAATCTTTTTTAAAGTTATTCTCATACCTTATCGCTCTCATCATTCAAATCCTCAAGTAATTCATCAACACTATGAAATTTCCTGCTTAAATTTGTTCCATTTAAAGCATTCTCTATAGCTTGCGTCACTTTTTCATTATACATTGATACTTCGAAAGGAATACGTTGTTCCCGGCATAATTTCTTTAGAAATATTGTAACAGCAGTAGTCATATTTAAACCCAATTCGTTACATACTTCTTCTGTTTCTTTTTTTAAATCATCGTCAATCCTTACACTTATCATTGCCATGCATATACCACCTTTCTTATAGCTATATTATATCAGCTATTTAATACATTGTCTATCATAACATATACAATGTAATACAATATCATAATGTATATATTTTAACCATTGCATAAGAATTTCATATAAAGTATTGCCTATACCTTGTAGCTTGCACAGGCGATTTCAAGAAAAATCACTTTAAAATCTAAACAGCTATTTGAATTTGAAAAGAGGTAATAATTGATGAAAATCATACTGGCTTATTTATGATTAACAACTACAATGAATTTATAATAACAATAAAAAACAAAATAAATCCTTTTTGTTTCTTCCCTTTTCTGGGACATACAGTCTGCTTCATATGCAGATTATATATCTGCAGTAAGTTTCTGTTCTTTTCATGAGAGAAAGCAGCCAGCAGCCCTGATACATACCGGGTACTCGCTGCTTTTTCGCTCTGACAAAGCTATGCTTTCACTATATTTGAATCTGTACCTGAAGCTTTTTCATCCAGTAATTTACCTGCAGCAGATATGCGATCGTCTGCGGGGTATTCATCAGCTGTCCATACCATGGAATCGAGCGGTCTTCCCTTAAAAGCTCCTGCAGCTTCTCTTTTTTCACAATTTGAAGTAGCGGTTCATCGCCCTGTGCCAGCAGCTCCTCCATCTGTTTACTGACCAGCTCACGGTATTTTGGATGCCATGTTTTCGGATATGGACTTTTCTTACGCCATAACACCTCATCCGGTAACAATCCCTTCACCGCTTCCCGCAGCAGTCCCTTTTCATAGCCCTGATAATCCTTAAATTCCCATGGAATGCTGTACAGATACTGTGCAATACGCATATCGCAGAAGGGTACTCGCACCTCCAGTGAATTGTACATAGACATGCGATCCTTGCGGTCAAGCAGCGTTTGCATAAACCACTTCATATTGAGATTCACCATTTCCCGGAGACGGCGTTCTTCCTTGGAGCGTCCACATAGGATATCACTTTGCTTCAGTGTTTCCTGATACCGCTGATCAACATAGGTAACTCCGTTGATGTGTTCCGCCAGCTCATCCTTCAGAAAGCTCATGCGGTATTTTGTGGACTGTGCCCATGGGAATCCATAGGCAGAGCGAATCTTCGGATCCCGGTACCACGTCGAGGGTAAAAGTGACCCCCACCATATATTTTTTAGTGAATCATTCAGATTCACCAATCAATATAGGATTTTTGATCTTATATACTATCTCAATAGAAGTTTCTGTTACATTGATTTTTGAGATAATCTCATCTAAGAACCTTGTTTTGAAATTCCTACTCTTAAAAATATTTTTGAGTAGTTCTGCTTCATCCAAAACAGCCTTTGATTTACGTTTATAGCTTGAGATAATGTCTCGCTCAATATCTAATTGCT comes from the Erysipelotrichaceae bacterium 66202529 genome and includes:
- a CDS encoding type II toxin-antitoxin system RelB/DinJ family antitoxin → MAMISVRIDDDLKKETEEVCNELGLNMTTAVTIFLKKLCREQRIPFEVSMYNEKVTQAIENALNGTNLSRKFHSVDELLEDLNDESDKV
- a CDS encoding type II toxin-antitoxin system mRNA interferase toxin, RelE/StbE family, translated to MMRAIRYENNFKKDLKKIKKRSYDLEKIKAVINMLANDIELPVEYRDHDLAGKYKSRGIRECHIEPDWLLMYIKDNEELTLILVKTGTHSDLF